From Callithrix jacchus isolate 240 chromosome 15, calJac240_pri, whole genome shotgun sequence, one genomic window encodes:
- the HHLA2 gene encoding HERV-H LTR-associating protein 2, with protein sequence MKAQSVLPFFLILTSSLSGFQDTFLLAFFSNIYVNEQTVVGRLDGDVILPSSFESGSEVVIHWKDQDSYNVHSYFKGSDYLDNQDPRYANRTSLFYNEIQNGNASLFFRRLSLLDDGIYTCYVGTKQSITNKVVLKVGVFLTPVAKYEKKNTYSFLICSVLCVHPRPVITWKMDNTPIPENKREETGSLGPFSVNSTLNVTGSNSSYECTIENSLLNQTWTGRWTMKDGLHKMQSENVSLSCQLVNDYFSPNQDFKVTWSRVGSGTFSVLACYLSSSQNTTINEPRFSWNKELINQGDFSMNLMHLHLSDSGEYLCNISSDEYTLLTIHTVHVESSQETASCDKGLQILVSCLISAVPVALLILAALRIYLVQLCRERDPVCADARATNASGNENESMPLSGCPASTGNETGQNCDNS encoded by the exons ATGAAGGCACAGAGTGTACTgcctttcttcctcattctcaCATCATCTCTGAGTGGATTTCAAG ACACATTCCTTCTGGCTTTCTTCAGCAATATTTATGTGAATGAACAAACCGTCGTTGGAAGACTTGATGGAGATGTAATCCTCCCTTCCTCATTTGAGAGTGGATCTGAAGTGGTAATACACTGGAAGGATCAAGATAGCTACAACGTTCACAGTTACTTCAAAGGCAGTGACTATTTGGACAACCAAGATCCCAGATATGCAAACAGGACGTCCCTTTTCTATAATGAGATTCAAAATGGGAATGCATCTCTATTTTTCAGAAGATTAAGCCTTCTGGATGATGGAATTTATACCTGCTATGTAggaacaaaacaaagcattacaaaCAAAGTGGTGCTCAAGGTGGGAG TTTTCCTCACACCCGTGGCGAAGTATGAAAAGAAGAACACATATAGCTTCTTAATATGCAGCGTGTTATGTGTTCACCCTCGTCCAGTTATCACGTGGAAAATGGACAACACACCTATCCCTGAAAACAAGAGGGAAGAAACAGGGTCTTTGGGCCCTTTTTCTGTTAACAGCACACTGAATGTTACAGGATCAAATTCATCTTATGAATGTACAATCGAAAATTCACTGCTGAACCAAACATGGACAGGGCGCTGGACAATGAAAG ATGGCCTTCATAAAATGCAAAGTGAAAACGTTTCACTCTCGTGTCAACTtgtaaatgattatttttcacCAAACCAAGACTTCAAAGTTACTTGGTCCAGAGTGGGAAGTGGGACTTTCTCTGTCCTGGCTTGCTATCTGAGCTCCTCACAGAATACAACTATCAATGAACCCCGATTCTCATGGAACAAAGAGCTGATAAACCAGGGTGACTTCTCCATGAATTTGATGCATCTTCATCTTTCAGACAGTGGGGAATATTTATGCAATATTTCTTCAGATGAATATACTTTACTCACCATCCACACAGTGCACGTAG aATCAAGCCAAGAAACAGCTTCCTGTGACAAAGGTTTACAGATTTTGGTGTCCTGTCTGATTTCGGCAGTTCCCGTAGCTCTTCTGATTTTGGCAGCTCTTCGGATTTATCTGGTACAACTTTGCAGAG